A genomic segment from Gracilinanus agilis isolate LMUSP501 chromosome 1, AgileGrace, whole genome shotgun sequence encodes:
- the PAM16 gene encoding mitochondrial import inner membrane translocase subunit TIM16 isoform X2, whose amino-acid sequence MAKYLAQIIVMGVQVVGRAFARALRQEFAASRAAADARGRAGHQSAAASNLSGLSLQEAQQILNISKLSREEIQKNFDHLFKVNDKSVGGSFYLQSKVVRAKERLDEELKIQAQDENERRQKPKT is encoded by the exons ATG GCCAAATACCTAGCTCAGATCATCGTGATGGGGGTGCAGGTGGTTGGAAGGGCCTTTGCCCGGGCACTCCGGCAGGAATTTGCAG CCAGCCGGGCAGCAGCAGATGCTCGTGGTCGAGCCGGTCATCAATCTGCAGCCGCATCTAACCTTTCTGGACTTAGCCTTCAGGAAGCCCAGCAGATCCTCAATATCTCTAAGCTAAGCCGAGAAGAGATCCAGAAG AACTTCGATCATTTATTTAAGGTAAATGATAAATCTGTGGGTGGCTCCTTCTACCTACAGTCAAAG GTGGTTCGAGCTAAAGAACGACTAGATGAAGAGCTCAAAATCCAGGCCCAGGACGAGAATGAGAGAAGGCAGAAGCCCAAAACGTAA
- the PAM16 gene encoding mitochondrial import inner membrane translocase subunit TIM16 isoform X1, producing MLAKYLAQIIVMGVQVVGRAFARALRQEFAASRAAADARGRAGHQSAAASNLSGLSLQEAQQILNISKLSREEIQKNFDHLFKVNDKSVGGSFYLQSKVVRAKERLDEELKIQAQDENERRQKPKT from the exons ATGCTG GCCAAATACCTAGCTCAGATCATCGTGATGGGGGTGCAGGTGGTTGGAAGGGCCTTTGCCCGGGCACTCCGGCAGGAATTTGCAG CCAGCCGGGCAGCAGCAGATGCTCGTGGTCGAGCCGGTCATCAATCTGCAGCCGCATCTAACCTTTCTGGACTTAGCCTTCAGGAAGCCCAGCAGATCCTCAATATCTCTAAGCTAAGCCGAGAAGAGATCCAGAAG AACTTCGATCATTTATTTAAGGTAAATGATAAATCTGTGGGTGGCTCCTTCTACCTACAGTCAAAG GTGGTTCGAGCTAAAGAACGACTAGATGAAGAGCTCAAAATCCAGGCCCAGGACGAGAATGAGAGAAGGCAGAAGCCCAAAACGTAA
- the GLIS2 gene encoding zinc finger protein GLIS2 — translation MHSLDEPLDLKLSITKLRAAREKQEWALGAVRHRTLHRELGLVDDGPAPASPGSPPSGFLLNPKYPEKGDGRFSAAPLVDLSLSPPSGLDSPSGSTSLSPERQGNGDLPPTPAAHDFQSLRYIDGVPSSFQFFLPLSSGGALHLPSSSFLTPPKEKCLSPDVPLQKQLVCRWAKCNQLFDLLQDLVDHVNDFHVKPEKEAGYCCHWEGCARHGRGFNARYKMLIHIRTHTNEKPHRCPTCNKSFSRLENLKIHNRSHTGEKPYICPYEGCNKRYSNSSDRFKHTRTHYVDKPYYCKMPGCHKRYTDPSSLRKHIKAHGHFVSHEQQELLKLRPPPKPQLPTPDSPYVSGAQIIIPNPAALFGGPGLPGLPASLPLPLAPAPLDLSTLACGGGSGVGPGLPAPVLPLNLAKNPLLPSPFGAGGLSLPVVSLLAGSAGGKAEGEKGRGVVGAKALGTEGRKIPGERTEGGRARSGPDGLSLLPGTVLDLSTGVNSAASPEALPPGWVVIPPGSVLLKPAVVN, via the exons ATGCACTCTTTGGACGAGCCGCTGGACCTGAAGCTGAGCATCACCAAGCTTCGAGCAGCGCGAGAAAAACAGGAGTGGGCTTTGGGTGCTGTCCGTCATCGGACCCTGCACCGGGAGCTAGGCTTGGTAGATGATGGCCCTGCACCTGCGTCCCCTGGATCCCCTCCTTCAG GATTCTTGCTGAACCCCAAGTATCCTGAGAAGGGGGATGGCCGCTTTTCAGCAGCACCACTAGTGGACCTAAGCCTGTCACCCCCGTCAGGACTGGACTCCCCCAGCGGCAGCACTTCCCTGTCTCCTGAACGCCAGGGCAATGGAGACCTGCCACCAACTCCTGCTGCCCAC GATTTCCAGTCTCTTCGTTACATTGATGGTGTTCccagttccttccagttcttctTGCCACTGAGCTCAGGGGGTGCGCTGCATCtgccctcctcttcctttcttaccCCACCGAAGGAGAAGTGCCTCTCTCCAGATGTGCCCCTACAAAAGCAACTTGTCTGTCGATGGGCCAAG tGTAACCAGCTCTTTGACCTGCTGCAAGACCTAGTAGACCATGTCAATGATTTCCACGTCAAACCTGAGAAGGAAGCTGGCTACTGCTGCCACTGGGAGGGCTGTGCCCGACATGGCCGGGGCTTCAATGCTAG GTACAAAATGCTGATTCACATCCGGACTCACACTAATGAGAAGCCACATCGATGTCCCACCTGCAACAAGAGCTTTTCTCGCCTAGAGAACCTTAAGATTCACAACCGATCTCATACAG GGGAGAAACCATATATCTGCCCTTATGAGGGTTGCAACAAGCGTTACTCCAATTCAAGTGACCGCTTCAAGCACACACGCACCCACTACGTGGACAAGCCCTACTACTGCAAGATGCCCGGCTGCCACAAGCGCTACACAGACCCCAGCTCCCTTCGAAAACACATTAAGGCTCACGGCCACTTCGTCTCCCATGAGCAGCAAGAGCTGCTCAAGCTTCGCCCACCTCCTAAGCCCCAGCTGCCCACCCCAGACAGCCCCTATGTCAGTGGGGCACAGATCATCATCCCCAACCCTGCTGCGCTCTTTGGGGGCCCAGGCCTACCTGGGCTACCTGCCTCCTTGCCCCTGCCCTTGGCACCTGCCCCTCTTGATCTCAGTACCCTGGCCTGTGGTGGAGGCAGTGGAGTAGGACCTGGTCTTCCAGCCCCTGTACTCCCCCTCAACTTGGCCAAAAACCCACTCCTGCCCTCGCCCTTTGGGGCTGGCGGGCTGAGCCTGCCTGTTGTCTCTCTCCTTGCTGGCTCTGCAGGGGGCAAAGCTGAGGGTGAAAAGGGGCGAGGGGTGGTAGGTGCCAAGGCTCTGGGCACTGAAGGTCGCAAGATTCCTGGGGAGAGGACTGAGGGTGGCCGTGCTCGGTCTGGTCCAGATGGACTTTCCCtgctgccaggcactgtgctggaccTATCCACTGGGGTGAACTCAGCAGCTAGTCCCGAGGCACTGCCTCCTGGCTGGGTGGTCATCCCACCAGGCTCTGTGCTACTCAAGCCAGCTGTGGTGAACTGA